A part of Podarcis muralis chromosome 15, rPodMur119.hap1.1, whole genome shotgun sequence genomic DNA contains:
- the RABGEF1 gene encoding rab5 GDP/GTP exchange factor isoform X1 has protein sequence MSLKSERRGIHVDQSELLCKKGCGYYGNPAWQGFCSKCWREEYQKARQKQIQEDWELAERLQREEEEAYASTQHPQGAQSLTFTKFEEKKTNEKSRKVTTVKKFFGASSRPGTKKVLVGKRRDVPDAKAPSPSISRQVSIETDRVSKEFIEFLKTYHKSGQEIYKQCKHFLENMHHKRDLSIEEQSEYAQDFYQNVADKLQSRWKVSPEKAEKAMDQIEKYVMTRLYKYVFCPETTEDEKKDLAVQRRIRALHWVTPQMLCVPVNEEIPEVSDMVVKAITDIIEMDSKRVPRDKLACITSCSKHIFTAIRTTKDEPASADDFLPTLIYIVLKGNPPRLQSNIQYITRFCNPSRLMSGEDGYYFTNLCCAVAFIEKLDAQSLNLSEEDFDRYMSGQASPKKQEPESWPADVCVGVRQMYRNLDLLSQLNERQERIVSEAKKLERDLIDWTDGITKEVQEIVEKYPLEIKPPNPALAAIDSENVENDKLPPPLQPQVYAG, from the exons ATGAGCCTGAAGTCGGAACGCCGAGGCATCCACGTGGACCAGTCCGAACTGCTCTGCAAGAAAGGATGCGGTTACTATGGCAACCCGGCTTGGCAGGGCTTCTGCTCCAAGTGCTGGAGGGAGGAGTACCAAAAGGCCAGGCAGAAGCAAATCCAGGAGGACTGGGAGCTGGCTGAGAG GCTTCagcgtgaggaggaggaggcctacGCAAGCACTCAGCACCCTCAAGGGGCTCAGTCGCTCACATTCACCAAGTTTGAGGAGAAGAAAACCAACGAGAAATCACGGAAGGTGACGACGGTGAAGAAATTCTTTGGGGCGTCATCTCGACCTGGAACTAAGAAGg TCCTGGTTGGCAAACGGAGAG ATGTCCCAGACGCTAAGGCTCCCAGCCCTTCGATCAGCCGGCAAGTCAGCATCGAAACGGACCGGGTGTCCAAGGAGTTCATTGAGTTTCTCAAGACATACCATAAATCCGGCCAGGAGATCTACAAGCAGTGCAAACACTTTTTGGAAAACATGCATCACAAGCGG GACCTGAGTATTGAGGAACAGTCCGAATACGCCCAGGACTTCTACCAGAACGTGGCAGATAAGTTGCAGAGCCGCTGGAAAG TGTCTCCAGAAAAAGCGGAGAAGGCGATGGACCAGATCGAGAAGTACGTCATGACTCGGCTTTACAAATACGTTTTTTGCCCAGAAACCACGGAGGATGAGAAGAAAGACCTTGCTGTCCAAAGGAGGATCAG AGCTTTGCACTGGGTCACTCCTCAGATGCTCTGTGTTCCTGTCAATGAAGAAATCCCCGAAGTCTCCGACATGGTCGTAAAGGCCATCACAG ACATCATTGAGATGGATTCCAAGCGTGTCCCCCGGGACAAGCTGGCCTGCATCACCAGCTGCAGCAAACACATCTTCACCGCCATCCGGACCACGAAGGACGAGCCGGCTTCGGCCGATGACTTCCTGCCCACCCTCATCTACATTGTCCTGAAGGGGAACCCTCCTCGCCTCCAGTCCAACATCCAGTATATCACCCGGTTCTGCAATCCCAGCCGGCTGATGTCTGGCGAAGATGGTTACTACTTTACAAACCTG TGCTGTGCTGTCGCCTTCATAGAGAAGCTGGATGCCCAGTCCCTCAACCTGAGTGAGGAAGACTTTGACCGCTACATGTCCGGCCAAGCATCCCCGAAAAAGCAGGAGCCGGAGAGCTGGCCGGCCGACGTCTGCGTAGGAGTCCGGCAGATGTACAGGAACCTTGACCTCCTCTCCCAGCTCAACGAGCGGCAGGAGAGGATTGTGAGCGAGGCCAAAAAACTCGAGCGGGACCTCATTGACTGGACTGACGGGATCACCAAGGAGGTCCAGGAGATCGTGGAGAAGTATCCCTTGGAAATCAAGCCCCCCAATCCGGCCTTGGCTGCCATTGACTCTGAAAACGTGGAGAATGACAAGCTGCCGCctccattgcagccccaggtTTACGCTGGGTGA
- the RABGEF1 gene encoding rab5 GDP/GTP exchange factor isoform X2 has protein sequence MSLKSERRGIHVDQSELLCKKGCGYYGNPAWQGFCSKCWREEYQKARQKQIQEDWELAERLQREEEEAYASTQHPQGAQSLTFTKFEEKKTNEKSRKVTTVKKFFGASSRPGTKKDVPDAKAPSPSISRQVSIETDRVSKEFIEFLKTYHKSGQEIYKQCKHFLENMHHKRDLSIEEQSEYAQDFYQNVADKLQSRWKVSPEKAEKAMDQIEKYVMTRLYKYVFCPETTEDEKKDLAVQRRIRALHWVTPQMLCVPVNEEIPEVSDMVVKAITDIIEMDSKRVPRDKLACITSCSKHIFTAIRTTKDEPASADDFLPTLIYIVLKGNPPRLQSNIQYITRFCNPSRLMSGEDGYYFTNLCCAVAFIEKLDAQSLNLSEEDFDRYMSGQASPKKQEPESWPADVCVGVRQMYRNLDLLSQLNERQERIVSEAKKLERDLIDWTDGITKEVQEIVEKYPLEIKPPNPALAAIDSENVENDKLPPPLQPQVYAG, from the exons ATGAGCCTGAAGTCGGAACGCCGAGGCATCCACGTGGACCAGTCCGAACTGCTCTGCAAGAAAGGATGCGGTTACTATGGCAACCCGGCTTGGCAGGGCTTCTGCTCCAAGTGCTGGAGGGAGGAGTACCAAAAGGCCAGGCAGAAGCAAATCCAGGAGGACTGGGAGCTGGCTGAGAG GCTTCagcgtgaggaggaggaggcctacGCAAGCACTCAGCACCCTCAAGGGGCTCAGTCGCTCACATTCACCAAGTTTGAGGAGAAGAAAACCAACGAGAAATCACGGAAGGTGACGACGGTGAAGAAATTCTTTGGGGCGTCATCTCGACCTGGAACTAAGAAGg ATGTCCCAGACGCTAAGGCTCCCAGCCCTTCGATCAGCCGGCAAGTCAGCATCGAAACGGACCGGGTGTCCAAGGAGTTCATTGAGTTTCTCAAGACATACCATAAATCCGGCCAGGAGATCTACAAGCAGTGCAAACACTTTTTGGAAAACATGCATCACAAGCGG GACCTGAGTATTGAGGAACAGTCCGAATACGCCCAGGACTTCTACCAGAACGTGGCAGATAAGTTGCAGAGCCGCTGGAAAG TGTCTCCAGAAAAAGCGGAGAAGGCGATGGACCAGATCGAGAAGTACGTCATGACTCGGCTTTACAAATACGTTTTTTGCCCAGAAACCACGGAGGATGAGAAGAAAGACCTTGCTGTCCAAAGGAGGATCAG AGCTTTGCACTGGGTCACTCCTCAGATGCTCTGTGTTCCTGTCAATGAAGAAATCCCCGAAGTCTCCGACATGGTCGTAAAGGCCATCACAG ACATCATTGAGATGGATTCCAAGCGTGTCCCCCGGGACAAGCTGGCCTGCATCACCAGCTGCAGCAAACACATCTTCACCGCCATCCGGACCACGAAGGACGAGCCGGCTTCGGCCGATGACTTCCTGCCCACCCTCATCTACATTGTCCTGAAGGGGAACCCTCCTCGCCTCCAGTCCAACATCCAGTATATCACCCGGTTCTGCAATCCCAGCCGGCTGATGTCTGGCGAAGATGGTTACTACTTTACAAACCTG TGCTGTGCTGTCGCCTTCATAGAGAAGCTGGATGCCCAGTCCCTCAACCTGAGTGAGGAAGACTTTGACCGCTACATGTCCGGCCAAGCATCCCCGAAAAAGCAGGAGCCGGAGAGCTGGCCGGCCGACGTCTGCGTAGGAGTCCGGCAGATGTACAGGAACCTTGACCTCCTCTCCCAGCTCAACGAGCGGCAGGAGAGGATTGTGAGCGAGGCCAAAAAACTCGAGCGGGACCTCATTGACTGGACTGACGGGATCACCAAGGAGGTCCAGGAGATCGTGGAGAAGTATCCCTTGGAAATCAAGCCCCCCAATCCGGCCTTGGCTGCCATTGACTCTGAAAACGTGGAGAATGACAAGCTGCCGCctccattgcagccccaggtTTACGCTGGGTGA